The following is a genomic window from Pseudomonas purpurea.
TGGCTGCCATCCTTGACGTGCAAGGCTTCAAGCATCTGCGCATCGAGCGGCACCGGTTGGCCGGGCAGCCAGTCCAGTTCAGCGACAATCGCGCGATAGCCCAGCAGCAAGTCGTTGCTCACCAGATACTGGCCGCCGCTCGTGCGGGTGGCCGACAGTCGAGCGACTGCGGTCTGGCTGTGGGCAATGGAATGAATGTTCGAGGTGCGGGCATAGAGTGTCGGGCCGGCGTCGAACAGATCGACGTAGCTGTTGGTCTCGAAGCCTTCACGTTCGAGGATGTCGAAGGCTTCCTGGCCGTCGGGATGGACCTTGCCGATGCAGTCCTGGGCGCTCTGCGGCAACATGGGCACGTAAATCGGATAGTGCGGCATCAACTCGGCGAGAAAGCTCCGGCTCTGCAAACCGCACAGGCGTTCGGCCTCGACATAGGGCAGGTCGAAGAAGTGCTTGCCCAGGGCGTCCCAGAAAGGCGACTGGCCGTTTTCGTCGCTGTAGCCGACGATTTCGGTGATCACCGCGTCGGCGAACCGTTTGGCGTGGGCGGCAATGAACAGCAGTCGGGCCCGTGAAAGCATTTGGGCCTGCGCCGAGCCGACCAGCGCCGCGTCCACATGGAAACCCCGCAGCAAAGTGTGGCCGCTGAGATCGTGACACAACGATAGCGCCGGCACGCCATGCTGGATGTTCAGCTCACGGGAGGTACTGGTGAACATCCGGTTGCGCAGGCTGTAAAAGGGCTCGGAGAAACCGGCGGTCGCGAGGATCTCCGAGCAGCCACGCAAGCGCTGTTCGGCGAGGTCCTCAAGGACGAAGAAGTAGTTTTCCTGCCCATTGCTCTGCGCCTCGCTGTCGAACGAGGCGCAGGAGGCGAGAATTTTGTCGCGCAGTTGCGCGGTATCGTCTGGCAGGGAAGTGACGCCCACGAGGCTGTCGCGCGCAAGTTGCTGCAACTGGGGCAAGTCGGTTAACTGAACTGGACGCAAAGCCAGCATGGGTGCACTCCTGTTTCAAAGGGCCCGGCACCGTCACCGTGGGGTGGGTTACCGGGCCTGACGATCACTGTCGATTGCCAAGCGTTGTAGCGGCGGTCGGCTGAACCCTCTCAGCGACTGCCCGGGTCTTCGTGTTCAATTGTTGGACGGATCAGGCAGCGCGCTGCCGGTGCTGTGGCGGTTGAGGAAAAACAGGTACACCAGGCCGACTGCAATCCACAGGAAGCCGAGTTTTTGCGCGGCAACGCCCATGTTGTACATGATCGCCAGGGTGATGATCAGGCCCACCGCCGGGAAGATCAGGTGGCGGATGACCTGGCCTGATTGCTGCCGGCGCCAGTAGTAGTTGATCACCGTGAGGTGCAACAGGACGAAGCCACTCAAGGCGCCAAAGTTGACCAGCGAGGTCAGGGTGTCGACCGAGTTGATGAACAGGTAGCAGATCAGCAGCGACAGCACGGCCACCAGGTACAGCGCAATGTGCGGGGTGTTGTACTTGGGGTGAACCTTGGCCAATGCCTTGGGCAATTTGCCGTCGCGGGCCATGCCGAACAGCAGGCGTGAAACAGCGCTTTGCGCCGTCACCGCCACCGCGATGCCCCAGGCCAATGCGGTGGCCACGGCGGTCAGGGTCGCCAACCAGCTGCCGCCAGCGACTTCGGCAATTTCATAGAACGCGGTGTCGGCAGACTTGAAGCCCATGCCGGCCGCGAGGTCGGTGGCAATCCAGGTTTGCACCACGAAAATCACGCCCATCACACCGAGGGTAATCAGCGCTGCCTTGCCGACACTGCGGCCCGGGTCCCCTTTGATTTCTTCGGCGAGGGTGGAAATGGCATCGAAGCCCAGGAACGACAACACGGCAATCGAGACGGCTTGCATCAGCAGGCTGAAGTCGAAGGTTTGTGGGTTGTAAAACGGCTTGAGGGTCAGTTCGCCGTGGCCGGCCCCACCGTGCAAGGCGTTCCAGGCGTAGAAAAGGAAAATCCCCAGCACCGCCAGTTGGGCGAACAGGAACACCAGGTTCATCCGGGCCGTGAAGCTGATACCGCGCAGGTTGATGAAGGTTGCGCCGACCAGGAATGCGAGGATGAAGCCGACCTTGGGTATTTCCGGGTACAAGTGGTTGAGCGCCATGGCTGCGTAGACATAGAGCAGGGGCGGAATCAGCAGGTAATCAAGCAACATCAACCAGCCCGCGATGAAGCCGACGTGCGGGTTGAGTCCGCGTTGTGCATAGGAGTAGACCGAACCGGCCACCGGGAACGCCCGCGCCATGCTGCCGTAACTGACGGCGGTGAAAATCATCGCGATCATGCCGATGATGTACGCCAGCGGCACCATGCCCGGTGCTTCCGCATTGACGTAGCCAAAGATCCCGAAGGGTGCGATCGGGATCATGAAGATCATCCCGTACACCACCAGATCCTTGAGCGTCAGACTGCGTTTGAGCTCTTGCTTGTAGCCAAAGTCTTCAACATCCATGAAGCGTTTCTCCTTGAGGGCCAATTCGGCTTGTACATCAGCCGCGAACCGGGCGGGGCTTCGCGACTGGGGCAGTGAGTCAGAGACACACTGCGGCATTTTTTATAGTTGTTTGACCGGTACTACAAACGACAGCGTTTTTCTTTCTTTGTTACAGCAGGGGTGCCAGATAGTCGGCCCAGCGCTGCACCGCTTCCGGCGTACGCAGCAAATCATTGCGGACTTCGATCAGCACCGAGTCCAGGCCGCGCGCATCGCCGTGCACCGGCACGGTCATGTCGGACAGTGGGTCAATGGTGTAGGGCTGATTACCGGCCACGATCAACTCATGTCGGCTCAAACCGTCGATCAGCCGTTGGGCGTAGGATTGCGCGCGGGCGTACAGCACGCCGGCTTCGACCGTTCGTGGCTGACCGTAGTAAACCGGGGTGAAGCTGTGAATGCCCACCACACGGACCGCTCGGCCTTGTGCCTGGCGTGACTCGATCAGTTGCGCCAGGCGCTGGTGGAACGGGTTGAACAACTGTTCCCGACGGTACTGACGGGTCGCTTCGTCCAGGACCTGATTGCCCGGCACCTGATACACCTCGCTTTGCATCGGGATGCTGGAGTGGGCGTGCAGTGGCCGGTTGAGGTCGATCAGCAGTCGTGAGTAATTGGCCGAAATCAGGGTCGCGCCCAGTACCTCGGACAAGGCTTCGGCCAACGCCAGGGCACCAATGTCCCAGGCGATATGCTCACGTGCGGCGTCACTGCTCAGCCCCAGGTCATTCAGGGGCGCAGGGATGTAGCGGCTGGCGTGTTCGCACACCAGAATCAACGGGTGCTCGGACGCTTCCAGGTTCAAGCGATAGGCCGGCTTGGTAAACAAACCAAGCTCGGCAGACTCAGTACAGGCGTGCATAGTGCTCACAGAGTTGGGCGGGTGAGAGCTGATCCGTCAACGTGAGTTCTTCCTTCTTTAACGCAAAATATGAATCAGTCAGAGGCTTGGGTAGCGCGTCGAACAGCGCCTTGCTGTCACGCAGCATGGCCAGTGCTTCTGGCAGTGAAGCAGGCAGGACATTGATCCCCAGGGATTCACGTTCCTGGGCGCTGAGGTCGTCCGGTACTTTGTCGGTTATGGCCGTGAGTGGCAGGCATTGTTCGATGCCCAGACGCCCGGCGATCAGGATCGCGGCCATTGCCAGGTGCGGCGAAGCAGTGGCGTCCAGGGCGCGGAACTCCAGGTTGAATTGCTGTGCCTGGGACTTCTCTCCCATGCTCACGGTCGGGCAGATACGCAGCGCGGCTTCGCGATTGCGATGCCCGAGGCACGCGTACGACGCACTCCAGTGATGAGGCCCCAGGCGCAGATAGGAAACGGGTGTCGGCGCGGTCAGGGCGCACAGCGCCGGCAAGTAGTGCACGATACCGGCCGCCCAGTGTTCGCCGAGCATCGACAGGCCATTACGGAGGTTTTCGTCATACAGCTTTGGGTTGCCCTCCAGGTCTTGCAGGCTCATGTGCAAGTGCACGCCATTGCCCACACCGTGTTCTTCGGTTTTCGGGGCGAAGGTCAGCGACATGCCCATTTGCCGGGCGATCTCACGGGTGATTTCGCGCAGGTTCACCGCACGGTCGGCCGCCGCGACGCCGAGGGCCGGGCGACAGGTGATTTCGTATTGGTTTTTACCGAATTCCGGCAGGAACATTTCCGGCTCTGCACCGGCAGCGCGCAAGGCGCTGAGCAGCCAGCCGCCGAACTCGGCGCCCTGGCGTTGTGCGGTCAGCGACAACGCGGGTTGCGCAGGTTGGGGTGTCGCCATGCCGAGTTTGAATTCATGTTCGAACGCGGCATTGACCTGCAAACCGAGCTGGTCGCGGTAACGCTGGATTTCGTCAGTCAACAGCGTACGCGGGCATGCGGCCCATGGCCGGCCATCGGTCTCGCAGATGTCGGCGTGGATGAAGTCCATGGCCGGCGCGTTGGCATCCGGGCCGTTGCTGACGGTCACGCGGCTGCTCATGTCGGGAATCAACCGCAGATCGCCATACGCGCCCCAAGGGCTTTCGCTGGGGATGGTGTCTTGGGGCGTCAGGACGATATTGGCCGGCACCCAGCCACACCCGGTGGCGGTATAGCGTGGTAGCTCATCGGTGGGAAACGAGCGGCCACGTGTGATGCCGACCAGGTCGGTGGTCACCAGCGTGGTCATGTCCACGGGCGTCAGCGGCGCCACGCCGGGCGTGCGGCTCATGGCAGCATCTCCTGCAAACGGCCGATGACGGTCTGGGTGTCGGTGATCCAGCAGTAACCCTTGATCGCATTCAGGCACGCGTGATGGCGTTCTTCGGTGTGGGTCGCGCACGCGTCTTCCACCAGCGTCACCAGGTAGCCACGGTCGGCGGCGTCGCGCACGGCCATGTCCACGCACTGGTCGGTGACGATGCCGGCAATGATCAGGTGGCGGGTTTGCAGGTTGCGCAGGACGTAGTCGATGTTGGTCGAGTTGAAGACGCCCGACGAGGTCTTGGGCAGCACGATTTCGTTTTCTAGCGCCGCCAGTGGCTCGACGATCATCGCGCCGGGGCTGCCCTTGGGCACATTCAGGTTCGACAACTTATGGTCCAGCGAGCGGTCGCGACCATCGACGGTCAGGCTCTCGATGACCGTATGCAGAACGTTTTGCTGCGCCGAGCGCATGGCGTCCAGCAACTTGCGCTGGTTGGGGATGACCATCTGGTGTGCGCGGGTCAGGAAGTAATCCGCCTCCGGGCCTCGGTGGTGGGCATCAAGCGATGGGTCCAGCCAGGCACGCTGCATGTCCACCAGCAACAGGGCCGTGTGGTCGGTGACGTACGGCAGGTCACGAGGCGAGCGGTGGGGGAGAATAAACATCCTTATTTTTCCTCTAGCAGGTGAGTGGTGAATTCGGCCCGAAGTGCATCGATGCCTTCCAGGCGCTCGGCAAGCTCTGGGCAACTCAGCCCCAGGCAGGCAATCAGCGCCTCGACCTGGGCCAATGCCGGAACGAGGGTGTCGAACGCCGAGATGGACTCCACGGGAGCGGTCATCACCAGGTCAGCGAGTTCGCGCAACGGTGAGGCATAGATATCGGTAAACAGCACGACCCGGGCGTGCCGTTGCTTGGCGGCGTTGGCGACCCTGAGTGCCTGGGACTGATAGCGGCGGTAGTCGAATACC
Proteins encoded in this region:
- a CDS encoding N-formylglutamate amidohydrolase; the protein is MHACTESAELGLFTKPAYRLNLEASEHPLILVCEHASRYIPAPLNDLGLSSDAAREHIAWDIGALALAEALSEVLGATLISANYSRLLIDLNRPLHAHSSIPMQSEVYQVPGNQVLDEATRQYRREQLFNPFHQRLAQLIESRQAQGRAVRVVGIHSFTPVYYGQPRTVEAGVLYARAQSYAQRLIDGLSRHELIVAGNQPYTIDPLSDMTVPVHGDARGLDSVLIEVRNDLLRTPEAVQRWADYLAPLL
- a CDS encoding isochorismatase family cysteine hydrolase, producing MFILPHRSPRDLPYVTDHTALLLVDMQRAWLDPSLDAHHRGPEADYFLTRAHQMVIPNQRKLLDAMRSAQQNVLHTVIESLTVDGRDRSLDHKLSNLNVPKGSPGAMIVEPLAALENEIVLPKTSSGVFNSTNIDYVLRNLQTRHLIIAGIVTDQCVDMAVRDAADRGYLVTLVEDACATHTEERHHACLNAIKGYCWITDTQTVIGRLQEMLP
- a CDS encoding APC family permease, with protein sequence MDVEDFGYKQELKRSLTLKDLVVYGMIFMIPIAPFGIFGYVNAEAPGMVPLAYIIGMIAMIFTAVSYGSMARAFPVAGSVYSYAQRGLNPHVGFIAGWLMLLDYLLIPPLLYVYAAMALNHLYPEIPKVGFILAFLVGATFINLRGISFTARMNLVFLFAQLAVLGIFLFYAWNALHGGAGHGELTLKPFYNPQTFDFSLLMQAVSIAVLSFLGFDAISTLAEEIKGDPGRSVGKAALITLGVMGVIFVVQTWIATDLAAGMGFKSADTAFYEIAEVAGGSWLATLTAVATALAWGIAVAVTAQSAVSRLLFGMARDGKLPKALAKVHPKYNTPHIALYLVAVLSLLICYLFINSVDTLTSLVNFGALSGFVLLHLTVINYYWRRQQSGQVIRHLIFPAVGLIITLAIMYNMGVAAQKLGFLWIAVGLVYLFFLNRHSTGSALPDPSNN
- a CDS encoding arginine N-succinyltransferase — translated: MLALRPVQLTDLPQLQQLARDSLVGVTSLPDDTAQLRDKILASCASFDSEAQSNGQENYFFVLEDLAEQRLRGCSEILATAGFSEPFYSLRNRMFTSTSRELNIQHGVPALSLCHDLSGHTLLRGFHVDAALVGSAQAQMLSRARLLFIAAHAKRFADAVITEIVGYSDENGQSPFWDALGKHFFDLPYVEAERLCGLQSRSFLAELMPHYPIYVPMLPQSAQDCIGKVHPDGQEAFDILEREGFETNSYVDLFDAGPTLYARTSNIHSIAHSQTAVARLSATRTSGGQYLVSNDLLLGYRAIVAELDWLPGQPVPLDAQMLEALHVKDGSQVRLIAL
- a CDS encoding glutamine synthetase family protein codes for the protein MSRTPGVAPLTPVDMTTLVTTDLVGITRGRSFPTDELPRYTATGCGWVPANIVLTPQDTIPSESPWGAYGDLRLIPDMSSRVTVSNGPDANAPAMDFIHADICETDGRPWAACPRTLLTDEIQRYRDQLGLQVNAAFEHEFKLGMATPQPAQPALSLTAQRQGAEFGGWLLSALRAAGAEPEMFLPEFGKNQYEITCRPALGVAAADRAVNLREITREIARQMGMSLTFAPKTEEHGVGNGVHLHMSLQDLEGNPKLYDENLRNGLSMLGEHWAAGIVHYLPALCALTAPTPVSYLRLGPHHWSASYACLGHRNREAALRICPTVSMGEKSQAQQFNLEFRALDATASPHLAMAAILIAGRLGIEQCLPLTAITDKVPDDLSAQERESLGINVLPASLPEALAMLRDSKALFDALPKPLTDSYFALKKEELTLTDQLSPAQLCEHYARLY